Proteins from a genomic interval of Treponema brennaborense DSM 12168:
- a CDS encoding polysaccharide pyruvyl transferase family protein has product MKIGILSMQKVINYGSFLQAYGLRKLVRSLCACEVDFVDIIDGRELEVNKLSKNQKVLSILKSVKDGLFFEKLNSRFYMKKIEHQFSKDFFHILELNEENNSKHFSSVIIGSDEVFHCCQNAKWGFSTQLLGNVKNADNVFSYAASFGATTYDDIIKNGILNEVKGNLSKLSSISVRDENSKFIIQKILGKTVESHLDPVLISDFENEINLSPDVKIREKFLIVYSYAGRITEKKEVGNIKEFAKKKELKIYTIFCRYNWADKCIIPESPFQLLKIFRLAEYVVSDTFHGTIFSIISHRKFCTLIRKSNKEKMTSLLKSFNLEEHAVFDADELKEKIELEIDHKVIDTIREAEKQRSLAYIESNVR; this is encoded by the coding sequence ATGAAAATAGGTATCCTATCAATGCAAAAAGTTATTAATTACGGTTCTTTTTTACAGGCTTATGGATTACGGAAACTTGTAAGATCTTTGTGCGCTTGCGAAGTTGATTTTGTTGATATTATTGATGGCAGAGAACTTGAAGTAAATAAACTTTCAAAAAATCAAAAAGTTTTAAGTATTTTAAAAAGTGTAAAAGATGGGTTGTTTTTTGAAAAACTGAACTCACGATTTTATATGAAAAAAATTGAACATCAGTTTTCAAAAGATTTTTTTCATATTTTAGAATTAAATGAAGAGAATAATTCTAAGCATTTTTCGAGTGTAATTATAGGAAGTGATGAAGTTTTTCATTGTTGTCAAAATGCAAAATGGGGATTCAGTACACAGCTTTTAGGCAATGTAAAAAATGCCGATAATGTGTTTTCGTATGCAGCTTCTTTTGGTGCTACGACATATGATGATATTATAAAAAATGGAATTCTAAATGAGGTTAAAGGAAATTTATCGAAATTAAGTTCAATTTCTGTTCGAGATGAAAATTCAAAATTTATAATTCAAAAAATATTAGGAAAAACTGTAGAATCACATTTAGACCCTGTTTTAATAAGTGATTTTGAGAACGAGATTAATTTATCACCTGATGTAAAAATAAGAGAAAAGTTTTTAATTGTTTATTCATATGCTGGAAGAATAACTGAAAAAAAAGAAGTAGGTAATATAAAAGAATTTGCAAAAAAAAAGGAATTGAAAATTTATACTATTTTTTGCAGATATAATTGGGCTGATAAATGTATTATTCCTGAAAGTCCTTTCCAGTTATTAAAAATTTTTAGATTAGCAGAATATGTTGTTTCAGATACTTTCCACGGAACGATTTTTTCTATTATTTCTCACAGAAAGTTTTGCACATTAATTAGAAAGTCAAACAAGGAAAAAATGACAAGTTTATTAAAAAGCTTCAATTTAGAAGAACACGCTGTTTTTGATGCTGATGAGTTGAAAGAAAAAATTGAATTAGAAATAGATCATAAAGTTATAGATACAATTCGTGAAGCTGAAAAACAAAGAAGCTTAGCATACATAGAAAGTAATGTGAGATGA
- a CDS encoding glycosyltransferase family 4 protein, producing MQKSGGGSVYWTELIKRIKENVVHYAYDSARNNFFFNESDLPNLHICSSSLLAIKRYLNLKLKNRKEMFIFHSSLYRLCKNKKAINITTVHDFTYEYYRKDLKANLHKMQKKYAVMHSNGVICISENTKKDLLKYYPKFKGKIKVIHNGYATDTYFYKSSIKKTKNILFVGARTDYKRFDFTVGIVSELNDCNFIIIGGGNLTQSEEVLLNTKLTGRYEKKHYISDEELCELYNSAFFLCYPSEYEGFGIPVIEAQACGCPVVSQAKSSIPEIAGDTVVYIDSDNFNKSVENVRKLYDSEYYSEIQKKGLENVKRFSWDKSVSEVKSFYESHKRI from the coding sequence TTGCAAAAATCTGGCGGAGGTTCTGTTTATTGGACAGAGCTTATAAAGCGAATTAAAGAGAATGTTGTGCACTATGCTTATGATTCAGCAAGAAATAACTTTTTTTTTAATGAATCGGATCTACCGAATTTACATATTTGTTCTTCATCTCTTTTAGCAATAAAACGATATTTAAATCTAAAATTAAAAAACAGAAAAGAAATGTTTATTTTCCATTCAAGTTTATATCGATTATGTAAGAATAAAAAGGCAATAAATATAACGACTGTTCATGATTTTACATATGAATATTACCGTAAAGATTTGAAAGCAAATTTGCATAAAATGCAAAAAAAATATGCAGTAATGCATAGTAATGGTGTTATTTGCATTTCTGAGAATACAAAAAAAGATTTGTTGAAATATTACCCTAAGTTTAAAGGGAAAATAAAAGTTATACACAACGGATATGCAACGGATACTTATTTTTACAAATCTAGTATAAAAAAGACAAAGAATATTTTATTTGTTGGTGCAAGAACAGACTATAAAAGATTTGATTTTACCGTAGGGATTGTGAGCGAACTGAATGATTGTAATTTTATAATTATTGGCGGTGGAAATTTAACGCAGAGTGAAGAGGTTTTACTGAATACAAAACTCACAGGGCGGTATGAGAAAAAACATTATATTTCAGATGAAGAGCTTTGTGAGTTATACAATTCAGCTTTTTTCCTTTGTTATCCAAGCGAATATGAAGGCTTTGGAATACCGGTAATAGAAGCTCAAGCGTGTGGTTGTCCTGTTGTTTCTCAGGCTAAATCGAGTATTCCTGAGATTGCAGGAGATACGGTTGTTTATATTGATTCTGATAATTTTAATAAATCTGTAGAAAATGTACGGAAATTATATGATAGCGAATATTATTCAGAAATACAGAAAAAGGGACTGGAAAATGTAAAACGATTCTCATGGGATAAAAGTGTATCCGAAGTAAAGTCATTTTATGAATCTCACAAAAGAATTTAA
- a CDS encoding TetR/AcrR family transcriptional regulator, which produces MPAPLSEKERAEIKRRLTDAAESCLKTTGIRKTSVDELTRRAGIAKGTFYLFYPSKELLFFDVINAFHETAERLLAARLKEVAYLDARRTLYSVAPSVLADIFTDLFRFADGSFMPELIRNGELEYLMRKLPDEAVAAHHAADAAMFERLTAVLPDGMGKKHTAEVVSAAFRLLFLTLLHKREIGEAVYFDAVGLLLNGLIKEL; this is translated from the coding sequence ATGCCCGCACCGCTTTCGGAAAAAGAACGCGCGGAAATAAAACGACGCTTGACGGATGCCGCCGAATCATGTTTGAAGACGACCGGAATACGAAAGACTTCGGTCGACGAATTAACCCGCCGCGCCGGCATTGCGAAGGGAACGTTTTATCTGTTTTATCCGTCGAAGGAACTGCTTTTTTTCGACGTTATAAACGCTTTTCATGAAACGGCGGAACGGCTGCTCGCGGCGCGACTGAAAGAAGTCGCTTACCTTGACGCCCGCCGCACTTTATATTCCGTGGCGCCGTCCGTGCTTGCCGATATTTTTACCGATTTATTCCGGTTTGCAGACGGATCGTTCATGCCAGAACTTATCAGAAACGGCGAACTTGAATATCTGATGAGAAAACTGCCGGATGAAGCGGTAGCCGCGCATCATGCTGCCGACGCGGCTATGTTTGAACGGCTTACAGCGGTTTTGCCGGACGGTATGGGCAAAAAACATACCGCCGAGGTCGTCAGCGCCGCATTTCGGCTGCTGTTTTTGACGTTGCTTCACAAACGGGAAATCGGTGAAGCCGTTTATTTCGACGCCGTCGGTCTTTTGCTGAACGGTTTGATAAAGGAGCTGTAA
- a CDS encoding glycosyltransferase family 4 protein, translating into MKKIAIVIGNISTGAGTERAVTNLANMLAESKEYNATIISLYSKTIDEPYYNLADSVSVIHLSLNKTSKLKRAKSYIKFIQLTKKIVKEKKLDYILGTTHALNCLMYFTGKIVKKIACEHMNYDACPWISTKIRKLIYPKLDAVVLLTNADASHYTFIADKKRFVIPNSLSFFTEKSADYNLKRVIAVGRLTEQKGFDILIQMSQRLKEHIPEWHIDIFGEGEEKEELDSLISSLEVNDFIKINAPTKDIQKELLNSSIYVMTSRWEGLPMILLESKACGLPIISFDCPEGPADVIEDGVDGYLVEFGNEEVFINRLISLCKDNAARAEFGKLARLNSAKFSSESIYKRWNNLFITLMIEEL; encoded by the coding sequence ATGAAAAAAATAGCGATTGTCATCGGAAATATAAGCACTGGAGCAGGCACTGAAAGAGCTGTTACAAATCTGGCGAATATGCTTGCGGAATCTAAAGAATATAATGCAACGATTATAAGTCTTTACTCTAAAACAATAGACGAACCTTATTATAATTTGGCAGATAGCGTTTCAGTTATTCATTTGTCGCTTAATAAAACCTCTAAGTTAAAAAGAGCAAAGTCATATATAAAATTTATACAATTAACTAAAAAAATTGTGAAAGAAAAAAAGTTGGATTATATTCTTGGAACGACACATGCATTGAATTGTTTAATGTATTTTACAGGGAAGATAGTAAAAAAGATTGCATGTGAACATATGAATTATGACGCATGTCCTTGGATAAGTACAAAAATTAGAAAACTAATTTACCCAAAACTTGACGCCGTAGTTCTTCTTACAAATGCCGATGCTTCTCATTATACATTCATTGCAGACAAAAAAAGATTTGTTATTCCAAATTCACTTTCATTTTTCACAGAAAAAAGTGCAGATTATAATTTAAAAAGAGTTATTGCCGTAGGAAGGCTTACTGAACAAAAAGGTTTTGATATTTTAATTCAAATGTCGCAACGATTAAAAGAACATATACCTGAGTGGCATATAGATATTTTTGGAGAAGGCGAAGAAAAAGAAGAACTTGACAGTTTAATTTCTTCACTTGAAGTGAATGATTTTATAAAAATCAATGCGCCGACAAAAGACATTCAGAAAGAACTTTTGAATTCAAGCATTTACGTTATGACTTCCCGCTGGGAAGGTCTGCCGATGATTTTACTTGAGTCAAAGGCGTGCGGTTTGCCGATTATAAGTTTTGATTGTCCAGAAGGTCCTGCAGATGTTATAGAAGATGGTGTCGATGGTTACTTAGTTGAATTTGGAAATGAAGAGGTTTTTATAAATAGATTAATTAGTCTTTGCAAGGACAATGCTGCACGAGCTGAGTTTGGAAAACTTGCGAGACTGAATTCAGCAAAATTCAGTTCTGAAAGTATTTATAAAAGGTGGAATAACCTGTTTATAACACTGATGATAGAGGAGCTATAG
- a CDS encoding Coenzyme F420 hydrogenase/dehydrogenase, beta subunit C-terminal domain, which yields MNVSTVEKNKCFGCGSCFQACPKNAIRMEADSEGFLFPKVDEEKCIDCGLCVKKCPSLSPVNIEKDFVQECYSAVYLADDVCKNSASGGAFASFAINTLKDVGVVFGCAYDDDLNAIHVKIDSLKELSKLQGSKYVSSDTKNTFIETKEILDSGKKVLYSGRPCQITGLLKFLGRQYDNLVTVDLVCHGVPSQLLFSKYLEWLGTKIGGKIIYYSFRDKDAGGWSCGGKFKTKTKTKTMEASCDPYYASFLRGETYRLSCYECPFANAERIGDLSICDFWGVEKFYPEIDTSKGVSGIIVNSGKGKKLLEKCADSFSIKEISLEELKKQNTNLNHPTPMPEKRKTVYKDSLAGGKFTANGIKYASSLEFYLRQTALKYMPKKLKKIIKTVLGEK from the coding sequence GTGAATGTTTCAACAGTAGAAAAGAATAAATGCTTTGGATGCGGTTCGTGTTTTCAAGCCTGTCCTAAAAATGCAATTAGGATGGAAGCTGATTCAGAAGGTTTTTTATTTCCGAAAGTTGATGAAGAAAAATGCATTGACTGCGGATTATGTGTAAAAAAATGTCCATCACTATCGCCTGTTAATATAGAGAAAGATTTTGTTCAGGAATGTTATTCTGCAGTTTATCTAGCTGATGATGTTTGCAAAAATTCTGCTTCCGGTGGAGCTTTTGCATCTTTTGCGATAAACACTCTTAAAGATGTCGGAGTAGTTTTTGGGTGTGCTTACGATGACGACCTTAATGCAATACATGTGAAAATTGATTCATTGAAAGAACTTTCGAAATTACAAGGCTCAAAATATGTTTCGTCTGATACAAAAAATACATTTATCGAAACAAAAGAAATTTTAGATTCCGGAAAAAAAGTCCTGTATTCAGGTCGTCCGTGTCAGATAACCGGACTTCTGAAGTTTCTCGGTAGGCAGTATGACAATCTTGTTACGGTTGATTTAGTCTGCCACGGGGTTCCAAGCCAGTTGCTTTTTTCAAAATATCTTGAGTGGCTCGGAACGAAAATCGGCGGAAAAATCATTTACTACAGTTTTCGGGATAAAGATGCAGGCGGCTGGAGCTGCGGCGGAAAATTTAAGACTAAGACTAAGACTAAGACTATGGAAGCTTCGTGTGATCCTTATTATGCAAGTTTTCTTCGGGGAGAAACATATCGACTTTCGTGTTATGAGTGTCCGTTTGCAAATGCGGAAAGAATAGGCGATTTATCTATATGTGATTTCTGGGGAGTGGAGAAGTTTTATCCGGAAATTGACACTTCGAAAGGAGTGTCTGGGATTATTGTGAATTCTGGGAAAGGGAAAAAACTTTTAGAGAAATGTGCAGATTCTTTTTCAATAAAGGAAATATCTCTTGAAGAACTGAAAAAACAGAATACAAATCTGAACCATCCGACACCGATGCCGGAAAAAAGAAAAACTGTTTATAAGGATTCTCTTGCGGGCGGAAAGTTTACTGCGAACGGCATAAAGTACGCTTCATCTTTAGAATTTTATTTAAGACAGACAGCTTTAAAATATATGCCAAAGAAACTGAAAAAAATCATTAAAACCGTTTTAGGAGAGAAGTGA
- a CDS encoding arginine repressor produces MKERLSRLKIIRKLIKSYRIESQEALLGYLQKEGFEVTQATLSRDLKLLKVGKLSDGHNGYVYTLPGEDERQESEQTLVQDFLRGYISIDFSGNLVVIKTYSGHADVVSAALDAMAMDEILGTVAGKDNCIFVCLREGITGDQFLDALKLRIPELEE; encoded by the coding sequence GTGAAAGAGCGGTTATCGCGGCTTAAAATTATACGCAAATTAATAAAATCATACAGAATAGAGTCCCAAGAAGCGCTTTTAGGATATCTTCAAAAAGAAGGGTTTGAAGTTACGCAGGCAACCCTTTCACGCGATCTCAAATTGCTGAAAGTCGGAAAACTTTCGGACGGGCACAACGGATATGTGTATACCCTGCCCGGAGAAGACGAACGGCAGGAATCCGAGCAGACGCTCGTTCAGGATTTTCTGCGCGGATACATTTCGATCGATTTTTCGGGAAATCTCGTCGTCATCAAAACGTATTCCGGACACGCGGACGTCGTTTCCGCCGCGCTCGACGCGATGGCCATGGATGAAATTCTCGGTACCGTTGCAGGCAAGGACAATTGCATTTTTGTCTGCCTGCGCGAAGGTATCACCGGTGACCAATTTTTGGATGCATTGAAACTGCGCATACCGGAACTTGAGGAATAA
- a CDS encoding lipopolysaccharide biosynthesis protein: MKNKECLVKTSAESNVAEKSCFHSDTVTDSVVLSAYTTSSKRIARNTLMLYFRQILIMLVSLYTVRVILHTLGAEDYGIYNVVAGVVVLFSFVNNAMATGTQRFLNFELGRKNAEAAKKVYSISLLIHTGISVVFIILAETAGLWFVSSKLNIPAVRRDAAVWVYQFTVLTTVVNIFRVPYHAVIIAYEKMSFFAKISILEAFLKLGIVFLLTVSHSDKLISYSLLLCGVSFIILIVYKIYCNKHFEIAHFAVPKEKGVAGELVSFSGWSLLGAVANVSNSQGTNIVLNMFTNVTVNAAMGIANQVNSAVYSFVVNFQTAFNPQIVKSYAAGEREKFNSFVFRTSKISFLLLWMIVLPLSLNLEGILTVWLKNVPVYSMGFVQLILIYSLIDALNGSLWVAVQARGKIKTYQIIVSILIFANLPASIIAFRFGASTYSILIIRIFLAVIVTIFRILYLKKNMSFKAFSFLRDVIFRCVCIALLSFFIVRVCVSGLDGPSYFFISCLLSVVFCGVFSFFIGLKKEERKVVLRFLKTKLGRKR, translated from the coding sequence ATGAAAAATAAAGAATGCCTCGTAAAAACTTCTGCAGAGAGCAATGTTGCTGAAAAATCCTGTTTTCACTCGGATACCGTAACCGATAGCGTTGTCCTGTCTGCGTATACAACCAGTTCCAAACGCATAGCCCGCAATACGCTGATGTTGTATTTCCGCCAGATACTGATCATGCTGGTAAGCCTGTATACGGTTCGAGTGATTCTGCATACGCTGGGGGCAGAAGACTACGGGATCTATAATGTAGTGGCGGGTGTTGTCGTCCTGTTTTCATTTGTAAATAATGCGATGGCAACCGGTACTCAGCGGTTTCTCAATTTTGAATTAGGCAGAAAAAACGCGGAAGCGGCAAAAAAGGTATACAGTATCAGTCTGCTGATCCATACGGGTATATCAGTCGTGTTTATCATTCTTGCTGAAACGGCAGGATTATGGTTCGTAAGCAGTAAACTGAATATTCCCGCCGTGCGCCGTGATGCGGCTGTATGGGTATATCAGTTTACCGTGCTGACGACAGTGGTAAATATCTTTCGGGTACCATATCATGCGGTGATCATTGCGTATGAGAAAATGTCTTTTTTTGCTAAGATCAGCATACTTGAGGCTTTTCTAAAGCTCGGTATTGTGTTTTTGCTTACCGTGTCGCATTCTGATAAATTGATTTCTTATTCACTGCTACTGTGCGGAGTGTCATTCATAATTCTTATCGTATACAAAATATACTGTAACAAACATTTTGAAATTGCACACTTTGCTGTACCGAAAGAAAAAGGTGTTGCCGGCGAACTTGTTTCATTTTCAGGGTGGAGCCTGCTGGGAGCTGTTGCAAATGTAAGTAATTCGCAAGGGACGAATATAGTTCTGAATATGTTTACGAATGTTACGGTGAATGCTGCAATGGGAATAGCGAATCAGGTAAACAGCGCAGTATACAGCTTTGTAGTCAATTTTCAGACGGCGTTCAATCCGCAAATTGTAAAAAGTTATGCTGCTGGGGAAAGAGAAAAATTTAACAGTTTTGTATTTCGTACATCGAAAATTTCATTTTTGCTTTTGTGGATGATTGTGCTGCCGTTATCTTTGAATCTTGAGGGGATTCTGACAGTATGGTTAAAAAATGTTCCAGTATATTCAATGGGGTTTGTTCAGCTGATTTTAATTTATTCATTGATAGATGCGTTGAACGGTTCTCTATGGGTTGCTGTTCAGGCACGGGGAAAGATAAAAACTTATCAGATAATTGTAAGTATTCTGATTTTTGCAAACCTTCCGGCTTCAATCATTGCATTCAGATTTGGGGCAAGTACGTATTCAATTTTAATCATAAGAATTTTTCTTGCAGTTATTGTAACAATCTTTAGAATTTTGTATCTCAAAAAAAATATGAGTTTTAAAGCGTTTTCTTTTCTGCGTGATGTGATATTTAGATGCGTCTGCATTGCATTATTGAGTTTTTTTATCGTAAGAGTCTGTGTTTCTGGTCTTGATGGACCTAGCTACTTTTTCATTTCCTGCTTATTAAGCGTTGTGTTTTGCGGAGTTTTTTCATTTTTCATCGGCCTAAAAAAAGAAGAGAGAAAAGTGGTTTTACGTTTTCTTAAAACTAAATTGGGAAGAAAAAGGTGA
- a CDS encoding EpsG family protein: MLLDNKKEFLFPHKQYLVLDNGKKILFSRGTSYFPFLIFLLGTLLFASSFQYIDTSNAGRWGTNDLPRYYFSFNDADRYSFSDFFISNMQEPLYLLCVWIFRRILKSFSLFLVFVYTFHFIALKNILNCFKIPFAFFSILAIYSLCFTTVIVSFCVLRMGIAVSWSYYFYIFLRQKKFGKSFVTMLVAIGFHFSAVFLVFPLVLYKLFRQKSIKSILYFFAVTFLVEFAFALLIPFFVPFLSSRYVTYISTNDNAIAVSTYFSTFLIVILMLIQRQKFEDERNKLLFIIVLSVLYILPLQRVLSIFYRLIFFTYCSTAFALIEIVSIYKKSGSEILYLGASAFSVLYVLLFLNSFFCNALKSYGLLNYSIPYFY; encoded by the coding sequence ATGCTTCTTGATAATAAAAAAGAGTTTTTATTTCCTCATAAACAATATCTTGTTTTGGACAACGGAAAAAAAATCTTGTTTTCAAGAGGTACTTCCTATTTCCCATTTCTAATTTTCCTGCTAGGAACACTTTTGTTCGCTTCATCGTTTCAGTATATAGACACCTCTAATGCAGGACGTTGGGGAACGAATGATTTGCCTCGTTATTATTTTTCGTTTAATGATGCAGATAGATATTCCTTTTCTGATTTTTTTATAAGCAATATGCAGGAACCTCTGTATCTGCTGTGCGTCTGGATTTTCAGAAGGATTTTAAAATCATTTTCTTTATTTCTGGTGTTTGTCTACACCTTTCATTTTATCGCGCTGAAAAATATTTTGAATTGCTTTAAAATTCCTTTTGCATTTTTTTCGATATTGGCAATATATTCTTTATGCTTTACGACAGTCATTGTTTCGTTTTGTGTTTTGAGAATGGGGATTGCCGTTTCGTGGTCTTATTATTTTTATATTTTTTTGAGACAGAAGAAATTCGGAAAAAGTTTTGTGACTATGCTTGTGGCAATCGGTTTTCATTTTTCTGCTGTCTTCCTAGTTTTTCCGTTGGTGTTATATAAATTGTTTCGACAGAAATCCATCAAAAGTATTTTATATTTCTTTGCTGTGACATTTCTTGTGGAGTTCGCATTTGCCTTGTTGATACCTTTTTTTGTTCCATTTTTATCATCAAGATATGTTACATATATAAGCACGAATGACAATGCTATTGCGGTTAGTACATATTTTTCCACATTTTTGATAGTTATTCTTATGCTGATTCAAAGACAAAAATTTGAGGATGAAAGGAACAAACTACTTTTTATAATTGTCCTGTCGGTTTTGTATATACTTCCGCTTCAGCGTGTTCTTTCGATTTTTTATCGGCTTATTTTCTTCACTTATTGCAGTACCGCTTTCGCTCTTATAGAAATTGTCAGTATATATAAAAAAAGTGGAAGCGAAATTCTGTATCTGGGTGCGTCTGCTTTTTCTGTACTGTATGTGCTGCTGTTTTTGAATTCATTTTTCTGTAATGCATTGAAAAGCTATGGATTGTTGAATTATTCGATACCGTATTTTTATTGA
- a CDS encoding ABC transporter ATP-binding protein, whose translation MEDSEMISVKHVDFSYERKSRVFGGSPFIQDVSFRVGTGEIFGFLGPSGAGKSTLQKIMTGILTGYTGSVRVANLDPVKGGELYHRIGVDFEFPSLYEKLTARENLQFFASLYATGGRKRCAAAMNGRIALLLEGVGLTADADKTVGAFSKGMKSRLNFIKALVHDPDVLFLDEPTSGLDPANAAAMKSQILELKRCGKTIILTTHNMYDAAELCDRVAFIVNGRIKALDTPHNLIMRRGGSTITYSWLESAADGTRTEYSAVCPLGSVSQDVRLVQLIAENRIASIHSGEPTLNDVFVEVTGTALV comes from the coding sequence ATGGAAGATTCCGAGATGATTTCAGTAAAGCACGTCGATTTCAGTTATGAACGGAAGTCTCGCGTGTTCGGCGGTTCTCCGTTCATTCAGGACGTGTCGTTCCGGGTCGGTACCGGTGAAATATTCGGCTTTTTGGGACCGTCCGGCGCGGGAAAAAGTACTTTACAGAAAATCATGACCGGTATCCTCACCGGGTACACCGGGTCCGTACGGGTGGCGAATCTTGATCCGGTGAAAGGCGGTGAATTGTATCATCGCATCGGCGTCGACTTCGAGTTTCCCTCTCTATACGAAAAGCTGACGGCGCGGGAAAATCTGCAATTTTTTGCATCCCTGTATGCAACCGGCGGCCGAAAACGGTGTGCTGCCGCGATGAACGGACGGATAGCGCTGCTGCTTGAAGGAGTCGGGCTGACCGCCGATGCGGACAAAACGGTCGGTGCGTTTTCCAAAGGTATGAAAAGCCGGCTCAATTTCATAAAAGCGCTCGTACACGATCCGGACGTACTGTTTTTAGACGAACCGACGAGCGGTCTTGATCCGGCGAACGCTGCCGCAATGAAATCGCAGATTCTGGAACTGAAGCGGTGCGGAAAAACGATCATTTTGACGACGCACAATATGTACGATGCAGCCGAATTGTGCGATCGGGTCGCTTTTATCGTAAACGGACGAATCAAGGCGCTCGACACGCCGCACAATCTGATCATGAGGCGCGGCGGAAGTACGATAACGTATTCCTGGCTGGAATCTGCTGCGGACGGTACGCGGACGGAATACTCGGCCGTCTGTCCGCTCGGCTCTGTTTCACAGGATGTGCGACTTGTGCAGCTTATTGCGGAAAACCGTATCGCGTCTATCCACAGCGGCGAACCGACGTTGAACGACGTTTTTGTCGAAGTAACGGGAACGGCGCTCGTATGA
- a CDS encoding glycosyltransferase, with product MKTLLINATAARSSGALTILKDFLSYVYKSEETKYHLHLLTTTEGIFHNSANVTVHELPIQNWSTRLLWDRSGFQKWCEQESIIPDIVVSFQNTCPHLTGAYRDVKLLVYYHQPLPLVKYQWKWHRSDERKLFMYAHFYRFFVNRWNRNAQYAVQLPSVKDLFCRKFANIPPERVHVVRPNLPCIDTAVVPYKTISNSSKVFLFPATPLRYKNHAVILDALKILKNEAPEAVEKLQVIFTVSSESFVAQTVFSMGLGSAVSCIGSISYEDLLSYYKSCDALLFPSKIETFGLPLVEGAMFGLPVIAASLPYAREVLADYRDAVFADADDPAEWAEDIRQLVVGTKQIHTPLQGNAINTWSDFMGIAEEMTGTEVHCCIERHAKLCREMP from the coding sequence ATGAAAACTCTTCTAATCAACGCCACCGCCGCCCGCTCCTCCGGTGCACTAACAATCCTAAAAGACTTCCTGTCCTATGTGTACAAAAGCGAAGAAACAAAATACCACCTGCATTTACTCACGACAACAGAAGGTATTTTCCATAATTCGGCAAACGTCACGGTGCATGAGCTTCCCATCCAAAACTGGAGTACACGTCTTTTGTGGGACAGAAGCGGCTTTCAAAAATGGTGCGAGCAAGAAAGCATAATACCGGATATTGTGGTTTCTTTCCAAAACACATGCCCTCATTTAACCGGCGCGTACCGCGATGTGAAGTTGCTGGTGTATTACCACCAGCCACTTCCATTGGTTAAATACCAATGGAAGTGGCATCGCTCTGACGAGCGTAAGTTGTTTATGTATGCGCATTTCTACCGTTTCTTTGTAAACCGCTGGAACAGGAACGCACAGTACGCGGTTCAGCTGCCGTCAGTAAAGGATTTATTCTGCAGGAAATTTGCCAATATCCCGCCGGAACGAGTACACGTTGTCCGACCTAATCTGCCGTGTATTGACACAGCGGTCGTTCCTTACAAGACGATTAGTAATAGCAGCAAAGTCTTCCTTTTTCCGGCAACACCGCTAAGATATAAAAATCACGCAGTCATCTTGGATGCCCTGAAGATATTAAAAAATGAAGCACCCGAAGCAGTTGAAAAACTACAAGTTATTTTTACGGTATCATCCGAAAGTTTTGTTGCTCAAACTGTTTTTTCGATGGGGCTTGGTTCGGCTGTTTCGTGCATCGGAAGTATCTCTTATGAAGATCTGCTTTCATACTATAAAAGTTGCGATGCACTACTATTCCCTTCTAAAATAGAGACGTTCGGACTGCCGCTTGTAGAAGGCGCGATGTTCGGGCTGCCTGTAATTGCCGCTAGTTTGCCATATGCACGGGAAGTTCTTGCAGATTATAGAGATGCAGTATTTGCGGATGCCGATGACCCTGCTGAATGGGCGGAGGACATAAGACAGCTGGTCGTAGGGACAAAGCAAATTCATACCCCATTGCAGGGCAATGCTATAAATACTTGGAGTGATTTTATGGGTATCGCGGAAGAAATGACAGGTACAGAAGTACATTGCTGTATTGAACGCCATGCAAAGCTATGTCGGGAAATGCCTTGA